Within the Flavobacterium sp. CG_23.5 genome, the region TTACGTAAGAGATTCTTATGTATGTGCTGATCCTAATTACAGATTAAATGTTAGAGTGGTTACAGAAACTCCTTGGGCAAATTTATTCTGTTTCAATATGTTTTTGAGACCTGAATTAGAAGAACTTGAAAACTTTACAGCAGAATGGACTTTGCTATGTGTTCCTAGTTTCATGGCAGATCCTGCCGTTGACGGAACCCGTCAAAGTAACTTTGCTATTTTAGATTTCACTAAAAAAATAGTTCTGATTGGTGGAACTGGATATACCGGGGAAATGAAAAAAGGAATTTTTTCTGCTTTGAATTTCATTTTACCTGTTTTCAAAAATACATTACCTATGCACTGTAGTGCTAATGTAGGTGAAAAAGGAGATACAGCTATTTTCTTTGGATTATCAGGAACCGGAAAAACAACTTTATCTGCAGATCCAAACAGAAAATTAATTGGAGACGATGAACACGGTTGGACTAATGAAAATACCGTTTTCAATTTTGAAGGAGGTTGTTATGCAAAAGTCATCAATCTTTCCGAAGAAAATGAACCAGATATCTTTAGAGCCATAAAAAAAGGCGCAATTTTAGAGAATGTAATTATAAACAATGACACGAATGAAGTTGATTATGAGGACGTTTCAATCACACAAAACACCCGCGTAAGTTATCCTATTTACCATATTGATAATATCCAACCCGGTTCTATTGGGAAAAATCCTAAAAATATATTTTTCTTAACTGCCGATTCTTTCGGGATATTACCTCCTATTTCGAGACTAACTCCTGGACAAGCGGCTTATCACTTTATTTCAGGATACACGGCAAAAGTGGCAGGAACAGAAGCTGGTATTACGGAGCCTCAACCTAATTTTTCTGCTTGTTTTGGCGCACCGTTTATGCCTTTGCATCCAACAAAATACGCTGAAATGCTAAGCAAAAAAATAAAAGACGCTAATGTAAAAGTTTGGTTAATCAATACCGGATGGACTGGTGGACCTTACGGAACAGGAAGCAGAATGAAACTAAAATACACTCGTGCAATGATTACTGCTGCGTTAAACGGAGAATTGGATGATGTGGACTATGAAAATCACGAAGTTTTTGGAATTGCAAAACCACAATCTTGCCCAAATGTACCCACTGAAATATTAAATCCAAGAAATACTTGGGAAGATCCTGAGTTGTATGATATAAAAGCGGTCGAATTAGCTCAAAAATTTAAAGCCAATTTCGCCAAGTTTGAAGAGTTTGCTAATGCCGAAATTATGGCAGGAGCTCCCTTAGCTTAAGTTAATTTTAATTCAAAAACAAAAAGAGCTGTTCGTAATGAACAGCTCTTTTTATATAGTAGAAAAAGCTAATTAAAATCATATCAACTATTTATACCATTATTTGTTTTTTGGCGTTAAATTTGCAAGCATCAATCAAAATCATCAATCATGTTAAAACATTTTTTCATCCTTTGTTCCGGAGCCGACAAAGAACTCCTTGAAGGCTGTTCCGAAGGCGAACAAACCAAATATGTTGGTATTGGCGCCACTGTTTTTTTTACTGCCGTTATGGCTTTTATTGCAAGTGCTTATGCCTTGTTTACCGTTTTTGACAGTATCTATCCCGCTTTACTTTTTGGATTGGTTTGGAGTTTACTCATCTTTAATTTGGATCGTTTTATCGTTTCCACTATTCGAAAAAGAGACAAGTTCGGAAGTGAATTTCTACAAGCAACTCCCCGAATTATTTTGGCAGTTATCATTGCCATTGTGATTTCTAAACCATTAGAAATTAAAATTTTCGAAAAAGAAATTAACACCGTTTTATTGAAAGAAAAAAACGCAATGGCTTTGAACAACAAAAAAGAAATTGCCAGTTATTTCAAATCGGATTTAGATAAAAACAAAACCGAAATCGATAGCTTAAAATCGGATATTACTAAGAAAGAAAAGGAAGTGAATACGCTTTATGAAACTTACATTACAGAAGCCGAAGGTACAAAAGGCACTATGAAATTGGGGAAAGGTCCCGTATTTAAAGAAAAAATTGCCAAACATAGCTTGGCTACTGCCGAACTCGATACTATTAGAAAAAACAACTTGGCAAAAATTGCCGAAAAGGAGAAAAAATCTAAAACGCTACAAGCTGATTTAGATAAAAAAGTAACCGAAACCCAACCGATCATTGATGGTTTTGACGGTTTAATGGTGCGAATAAACGCATTAGACAAATTGCCATGGATTCCTTCATTCTTCATCATGTTGCTGTTTTTAGCCATTGAAGCTTCCCCAATAATTGCCAAACTTTTATCTCCAAAAGGCGAATATGATTATAAACTGGAAGATCTAGAAACAGCGCTGAAAGCAACTTTGGAACAAGATAAATACCAAAGAGGCTTGTTAGTAAAAACAAGTGCTGCTATGCACGATAAAGTCTATCAAGACATTGCTCAAGACAAGAATTTATATGACTTGCAACGCAAGAAAGCGACGGAATTACTGGAATTGCAAGCACATAACTTTGTAGAAAAGCAGAAGAAAACACTTTAGTTTTTAAGTTAAAAAGTCGAAAGTCTTAAAGTCAGGATACGAGTTCCTTCTTTAAGACTTTCAACTTTACGCCTTTCGACTATTTTACATATGACTCAAAATCTCTTTTTTGAAAACATCATATTCGCCTTGCAAAATCAATCCATTATCCAATAATCTTTTATAATTCTGTAATTTTTCAAAAAGTTCATCTTGTGACAAATTGCTTAAGCCGATTTCCTTTTGATTTTCAACAGGAGGACTGAACTCTTCGGGTTCCATATTAAAAGGCGGAGGTGAAATTGGCATTATTTCAGAGAAACTGGTAACTTCTTCGGTTTCCATTTCTTCAACAAAATCTTCGTCTAAAATCACAGCATCTTGAATTTCTTCAACAGTTGGTTGATTTGTAACTGTTCCACTTTTTAAAATATCCAATTGCTCTTTGGCATAAGTGAAAATTTTTCTTGCTTGAATTTTTGGAATATAATCAATCGAAACTTGCATATCCGTTTTGGTGGAAAACGAAAATTCAGAGCCTAAAATATTTTCTTTAACAAAAGTACCTTCAATTTGATCCCAAGTATAATCCGTAAAATCCATAGAAAGTCCTAGGTTTTTAGGCTGACAAATAATAATTCGCTTGTTTGTCAATACAATACTATCCGGAAAAACGGTCAGTGCAGGTTTTTTCTGAACAGCGATATAACCAATTTCTTCGTTTTTCATCAATAAATCATTCAATTTTGAAGTGATTTTTTCAATGGCTTTCGGATCTTGTTCTTCGTTCAGGAATTTTTTAAGTTGTTCTTTCATTTTTATGCTGAATTTATTTCAGTATCTGTTTATTATTTATGTTCAAATTGCATCGCAAAAGTAATGCCTAATTTTCTAATTCAATAATTTCGGTTTGCAATTTCTTTGTTAAACTTTTGAAAACCAATTCGTAGGAATGATCGATCAATCCTTTGACAACACTATCCGAAACATCTTTAATTATATTTACCGTGTTCCAATGAATTTTACTCATATGAAACCCAGGTTTAATATCATCGTATTGCGCCCTCAATTCCTCTGCTTTATCTGGATCGCATTTCAAATTAACCGATGGTTCGCCTTTTTCCCATTGACTTAAAGATGACAAAGCAAACATCTTACCTCCCACTTTAAAAACTAAGGTATCTTCATCAAAAGGGAAATGTTCCGTCACTCCTTTTTTAGAAAGGCAATATTCGTAGTATGTTTCTAGGTTCATTAATTACTGTTTTCCAATTAATCCCAAATGTGTGTATTTAAAACCTTTTTCATATTTCAATCCGTAACCCAGCATTCTATCGAACGACGAATGAGCAAATAGAATTACTCCAGCCAGCTGAATTTCATTCTGATGAAAGTATATTCCAATTAAATAGATGATTATAGCAATTCCTCTATGATGGAATAAATTGTAGCTGAATGCACCTGTTTTATTTCCAAAAACATAGCCAACCATAGAAAAGTCCGGTGCTAAAATCAACGTGAAAAACCACCACCAAGGATAATTTAAAATACTAAAAAAATAAATCCCAAGTAACAACAATCCCAATTCTTCCAGTTTAATAATTGTTTTCATTCGATAATTTTTTCCATTAATTTTTCGGGATTCGCTAAATGCTTGAAACCAAATTTTTGATATAAAAAATGCGCATCAGACGTGGCAAGCCTCCAAATTTTTACCTTTTTTAGCATCGGCTCACTCATCATATTTTCGATCAAAATTGACGAATATCCTTTCCCGCGATGTTCCTCTGTAATAAATACATCCATTAAATAAGCAAAAACCACATAATCTGTAATAACACGTGCAAATCCGATTTGCTTGTTATCGAGGTAAATTCCAAAACAAAAAGAATGATCGATAGTAGTTTGCACTTCTTCAATGGTTCGTCCTGCGGCCCAATAAATATCCTTCAAAAAATGTTGGATAAACGGAATATCGAGCTTATTTTTATCGGTTGAAACGGTAATCATATTTTATACAAAATTGGTTTACTTGGACTCGCATCATTCTCAAACGAAGCAATTTGCAAATTCAACAAATAACTTCCGTCTTGCACTTCATTCGGAACAAAAATCATTTCAGTAATAGTTGCTTCCAATCTTGCATCTTCATTCAAATTATTAACGTCTTTTACATTCCAAAAAGCTTTATGCGCCAATAATTTTCCTTCATCATGTTCTTTATCCACACTTGGCAAATCAATCAGCAAATGTTGTATTTTGCTTTCGCAAATGAACCGCGCAGCAACTTCATCCAGATAAGGCGGATTGGTATTGGAATATTTTAAATGTTTTTTGGATTCTAAATTGGGCAACGTTCTAATTATTATTGCTTCTGGGGTTTTTCCATTCAAGGCTTTTTCAATCTGAATTTTAGTAATCACCCAATCTTCCCCATGTAATTCCGGTTCTACCGAGACCAATTCCGCCAAGAAGAAAAACTGTTTCAACGATTGATTTATGCTGTAAAACTCTCGTGTAATGTGGCCCAGACATTCCGTGTGAGTCCCGTGACCGTGCGGATTAAAGAAAATATTATTGAAATTAGTGGAAGCTCCTTTTTTCACGCTTCCAATCCAATTGTCAAAAACTACGGGTTCAATTATCGGTTTATCAATATACCAAGCAATTGGATTTTCATCTGTATTCGTTAATGGAATCGAAATATCAATAGGTTTTGATAGGTCTACTTGATATTTATTATCGATAATTGCTAGCATAATTATTTAACCACAAAGGGCATTAAGATTATCACCAAGATCACAAAGCATAGTGGAGTTTGTGCCATCTTTGCGTACTTAGTGGTTATATTTTATTCCAAATTTAAATAAAATAAATCCGATGCAATTCCATCTGTCAAAAACTTTCCTTTTTTGGTGGTTTTTAAAATATTATTTTCAATGAAAAGCAAATTGTCATTCAAAAACTTCTGACTTTGTTTAAAAAGATAATCCAAAAATTCCTTTCCAAATTCCTTTTCAATTCTATCCAAAGAAACACCCCAAATTGTTCGCAACCCCGTCATAATATACTCGTTATATCGATCCGCAATCGAAAGAATTTCTATTTCGTTAGGCAACTTATCTTCCTGAATGGATTTTAAATAAAGAGAATTGTTAGAAACATTCCAACTTCGGGAAACGCCATCATAACTATGCGCCGAAGGACCAATTCCAATATATTTTTTTCCTAACCAATACGCCGAATTATTTTTGGAGAAGTAATTTTCCTTTCCAAAATTCGACAATTCATAATGAATGAAATCATTGGCTTCGAGCGTTTCCACCAAAATAGCAAAATGTTCTTGGGCAACTTCATCTTTAGGCGCGGCAATTTTTCCCGTTTGAATCAGTTTGTTCAAAGCCGTTTTAGGTTCCACCGTCAAGGCATAACTCGAAATATGCGGAATCCCAAAACTCAGAGCGGTTTCTATATTTTGCTTCCATTTTTCGTTGCTCGTTCCTGGAATTCCGTAAATAAAGTCAAGAGAAATATTATCGAAATACTTTGTTGCTTCTTCTAAGCATTTTTTGGCTTCCGTCGAATTATGAGCGCGGTTCATCAATTGTAAATCGTCTTCAAAGAAAGACTGGATTCCAATGCTTAACCTATTGATTTTACTTTTAGACAATTCAATTATTCGTTCACTTGACAAATCATCAGGATTCGCTTCAAGCGTGATTTCAGGATTTTCTGAAACAGAATAGCTATTA harbors:
- the pckA gene encoding phosphoenolpyruvate carboxykinase (ATP) codes for the protein MNNNTPFTQSISLEDIGIENAKIHYQLSANELHEKTIALGQGIEISNGALAVNTGEYTGRSPQDRFIVKDSITENQVWWGKVNIPFEPKAFDALYKKVTDYLSNKEVYVRDSYVCADPNYRLNVRVVTETPWANLFCFNMFLRPELEELENFTAEWTLLCVPSFMADPAVDGTRQSNFAILDFTKKIVLIGGTGYTGEMKKGIFSALNFILPVFKNTLPMHCSANVGEKGDTAIFFGLSGTGKTTLSADPNRKLIGDDEHGWTNENTVFNFEGGCYAKVINLSEENEPDIFRAIKKGAILENVIINNDTNEVDYEDVSITQNTRVSYPIYHIDNIQPGSIGKNPKNIFFLTADSFGILPPISRLTPGQAAYHFISGYTAKVAGTEAGITEPQPNFSACFGAPFMPLHPTKYAEMLSKKIKDANVKVWLINTGWTGGPYGTGSRMKLKYTRAMITAALNGELDDVDYENHEVFGIAKPQSCPNVPTEILNPRNTWEDPELYDIKAVELAQKFKANFAKFEEFANAEIMAGAPLA
- a CDS encoding DUF4407 domain-containing protein; translation: MLKHFFILCSGADKELLEGCSEGEQTKYVGIGATVFFTAVMAFIASAYALFTVFDSIYPALLFGLVWSLLIFNLDRFIVSTIRKRDKFGSEFLQATPRIILAVIIAIVISKPLEIKIFEKEINTVLLKEKNAMALNNKKEIASYFKSDLDKNKTEIDSLKSDITKKEKEVNTLYETYITEAEGTKGTMKLGKGPVFKEKIAKHSLATAELDTIRKNNLAKIAEKEKKSKTLQADLDKKVTETQPIIDGFDGLMVRINALDKLPWIPSFFIMLLFLAIEASPIIAKLLSPKGEYDYKLEDLETALKATLEQDKYQRGLLVKTSAAMHDKVYQDIAQDKNLYDLQRKKATELLELQAHNFVEKQKKTL
- a CDS encoding PH domain-containing protein, encoding MKEQLKKFLNEEQDPKAIEKITSKLNDLLMKNEEIGYIAVQKKPALTVFPDSIVLTNKRIIICQPKNLGLSMDFTDYTWDQIEGTFVKENILGSEFSFSTKTDMQVSIDYIPKIQARKIFTYAKEQLDILKSGTVTNQPTVEEIQDAVILDEDFVEEMETEEVTSFSEIMPISPPPFNMEPEEFSPPVENQKEIGLSNLSQDELFEKLQNYKRLLDNGLILQGEYDVFKKEILSHM
- a CDS encoding MmcQ/YjbR family DNA-binding protein, producing the protein MNLETYYEYCLSKKGVTEHFPFDEDTLVFKVGGKMFALSSLSQWEKGEPSVNLKCDPDKAEELRAQYDDIKPGFHMSKIHWNTVNIIKDVSDSVVKGLIDHSYELVFKSLTKKLQTEIIELEN
- a CDS encoding DUF4260 domain-containing protein, which codes for MKTIIKLEELGLLLLGIYFFSILNYPWWWFFTLILAPDFSMVGYVFGNKTGAFSYNLFHHRGIAIIIYLIGIYFHQNEIQLAGVILFAHSSFDRMLGYGLKYEKGFKYTHLGLIGKQ
- a CDS encoding GNAT family N-acetyltransferase, which codes for MITVSTDKNKLDIPFIQHFLKDIYWAAGRTIEEVQTTIDHSFCFGIYLDNKQIGFARVITDYVVFAYLMDVFITEEHRGKGYSSILIENMMSEPMLKKVKIWRLATSDAHFLYQKFGFKHLANPEKLMEKIIE
- a CDS encoding cyclase family protein yields the protein MLAIIDNKYQVDLSKPIDISIPLTNTDENPIAWYIDKPIIEPVVFDNWIGSVKKGASTNFNNIFFNPHGHGTHTECLGHITREFYSINQSLKQFFFLAELVSVEPELHGEDWVITKIQIEKALNGKTPEAIIIRTLPNLESKKHLKYSNTNPPYLDEVAARFICESKIQHLLIDLPSVDKEHDEGKLLAHKAFWNVKDVNNLNEDARLEATITEMIFVPNEVQDGSYLLNLQIASFENDASPSKPILYKI
- the hemW gene encoding radical SAM family heme chaperone HemW, translating into MSGIYIHIPFCKQACHYCDFHFSTSMKKKEEMVLAIVKEIEMRKNESENQMIETIYFGGGTPSVLTSEEINFLIAAVYNSYSVSENPEITLEANPDDLSSERIIELSKSKINRLSIGIQSFFEDDLQLMNRAHNSTEAKKCLEEATKYFDNISLDFIYGIPGTSNEKWKQNIETALSFGIPHISSYALTVEPKTALNKLIQTGKIAAPKDEVAQEHFAILVETLEANDFIHYELSNFGKENYFSKNNSAYWLGKKYIGIGPSAHSYDGVSRSWNVSNNSLYLKSIQEDKLPNEIEILSIADRYNEYIMTGLRTIWGVSLDRIEKEFGKEFLDYLFKQSQKFLNDNLLFIENNILKTTKKGKFLTDGIASDLFYLNLE